One window of the Podospora pseudopauciseta strain CBS 411.78 chromosome 4, whole genome shotgun sequence genome contains the following:
- the MPP10 gene encoding U3 snoRNP protein (COG:A; EggNog:ENOG503NXG1; BUSCO:EOG09263ROQ), translating into MAGSTGSNSDLTSTSHTLTNLPAMSQNGVAALGPSSAIALFLDSTAPANRHLFLQPPPLLPSGSLQLAKETLDSLAGPVSDQQQQRLREAGKKRKRDGSYGQSAILKIRKLHIDGFETDQVWQQAKKIISSALQESTSVLEELQENNEIEQEGAGAKALDLGKDGFEVGSDDEDDASASSDVDEGSEADTEDSDEETSSIGEEGESMFDLEAEDDDEDEDDDEDEEDEEMGVEEEGAEVEEDGEDDEDEEDSEAEVADFVEDPNGLNDGFFSIDEFNKQTQWFEDQDARADPNTDYASDEEAVDWHGDPFAVNKFSKKGAKDKDSDMDMDDMDMDDDEDDEGPALSKKELADLAKFSDSEDDEGDDDQPAGADDMDMDLTANDIYYKDFFAPPAKKRTGNQRKPYMPKKPFQPTEEDMERAENDVKRDLFDDLSEFSAEEDALSDASAGNPKSRRSAHERRRAKIADEIRKLESELVAKRAWTLSGEATAQARPINSLLEEDLDFEHAGKPVPVMTEDVSESIEELIKRRILANEFDEVLRRRPDDFGNPNSARRGLVDIEDTKGKQSLAEIYEEQHIKESNPDAYVSAADDKTRKDEEEIKQMWKDVSARLDALSSWHYKPKPVAPTLTVVADVATVAMEDAQPTTAQGVAGGESMIAPQEVYAPGKDSAEKGEVVAKSGLPVAKQEMSREEKARRRRREKERIRKAGGLDANKPVNKKAEAQRETMNDLRKGGVKVINRKGEVVGLDGKKIVEHKGPHTSGAFKL; encoded by the coding sequence ATGGCAGGGTCGACAGGCAGCAACTCggacctcacctccacctcccacaccctcaccaaTCTTCCCGCCATGTCGCAAAACGGTGTAGCTGCCCTCGGGCCCAGCTCGGCcatcgccctcttcctcgactCGACTGCCCCGGCAAACCGCCATCTTTTCCTGCAGCCCCCACCTCTGCTCCCCAGCGGCTCGCTGCAATTGGCAAAAGAGACGCTCGACTCTCTGGCTGGCCCGGTCAGcgatcaacaacagcagagGCTCCGTGAGGCTGGCAAGAAGCGCAAGAGAGACGGCAGCTACGGTCAGAGCGCCATTCTAAAAATCAGAAAACTGCACATCGACGGCTTCGAAACAGATCAAGTATGGCAGCAGGCAAAGAAGATCATCAGCAGCGCGCTTCAGGAGTCGACATCGGTCCTGGAAGAACTCCAGGAGAACAACGAAATCGAGCAAGAAGGCGCTGGGGCCAAGGCCCTGGATCTCGGCAAGGATGGGTTTGAAGTTGGAtcggacgatgaggatgacgcGAGCGCATCTTCCGATGTTGACGAGGGCAGTGAGGCCGATACTGAGGACTCTGACGAGGAGACATCCAGTATcggcgaagaaggcgagaGCATGTTCGATTTGGaagccgaggatgacgacgaagatgaagacgatgacgaagatgaggaggacgaggagatgggtgtagaagaggaaggggccgaggttgaagaggacggagaagatgatgaggatgaagaagactcTGAAGCTGAAGTTGCCGACTTCGTTGAAGACCCCAACGGACTCAACGACGGCTTCTTCTCAATAGACGAGTTTAACAAGCAAACCCAATGGTTCGAGGACCAGGATGCTCGCGCAGATCCAAATACAGATTACGCcagcgacgaggaggctGTCGATTGGCACGGAGACCCGTTCGCAGTCAACAAATTTAGCAAGAAGGGGGCCAAGGATAAGGATTCAGACATGGACATGGATGACATGGAtatggatgatgacgaggacgacgagggaCCAGCATTGAGCAAGAAAGAGCTCGCAGATTTGGCCAAGTTCAGCGAcagcgaggatgacgagggtgatgatgaccagCCTGCCGGTGCTGACGATATGGACATGGACCTTACCGCCAACGACATCTACTACAAGGACTTCTTCGCGCCACCAGCTAAGAAGAGGACGGGCAATCAGAGAAAACCATACATGCCCAAGAAGCCGTTCCAGCCgaccgaggaggatatgGAAAGAGCCGAGAACGATGTCAAGCGTGATCTCTTTGATGATCTGTCCGAGTTTTCCGCCGAGGAAGACGCTCTGTCTGATGCCTCGGCTGGAAATCCCAAATCCCGTCGCTCCGCCCACGAGCGCAGACGGGCCAAGATTGCGGATGAAATTCGCAAACTCGAATCTGAATTGGTGGCCAAGCGGGCTTGGACCTTATCCGGTGAGGCCACTGCGCAGGCTCGTCCCATTAACTCGCTACTCGAGGAGGATCTTGACTTTGAGCATGCCGGCAAGCCGGTACCAGTCATGACAGAGGACGTCTCCGAGTCTATCGAGGAACTCATCAAGCGACGCATTCTCGCAAACGAATTCGACGAAGTTCTTCGCCGCCGTCCCGATGACTTTGGCAACCCGAACTCGGCCCGCCGCGGCCTGGTGGATATCGAGGACACCAAGGGCAAGCAAAGTTTGGCCGAGATATACGAGGAGCAGCACATTAAGGAGTCCAACCCTGACGCCTACGTCAGCGCGGCTGACGACAAGACGCggaaggacgaggaggagatcaagcaGATGTGGAAGGACGTCAGCGCCCGGCTTGACGCTCTCAGCAGCTGGCACTACAAGCCCAAGCCTGTGGCTCCCACTCTTACCGTCGTGGCCGATGTCGCTACGGTGGCCATGGAGGATGCTCAACCCACCACTGCCCAGGGTGTTGCCGGCGGCGAGAGCATGATTGCGCCCCAGGAGGTCTACGCGCCAGGCAAGGATTCGGCTgagaagggcgaggttgTGGCCAAGAGCGGCTTGCCAGTGGCCAAGCAGGAAATGAGCcgcgaggagaaggccaggAGACGTAGACGTGAGAAGGAGCGCATCCGCAAGGCCGGTGGCCTTGATGCCAACAAGCCTGTCaacaagaaggccgaggcccAACGGGAGACAATGAACGATCTCAGGAAGGGCGGTGTCAAGGTGATCAATAGAaagggtgaggttgttgggttggatgggaaGAAGATTGTGGAGCACAAGGGACCTCATACCAGCGGTGCCTTCAAGTTGTGA